The genomic interval AGGTAATTTCTTTTAGTAATTCTCTAAATTCTTTTGGCCCCGTATCAACTCTTCGCATTATTGTTAATTTATGCTTGATCAAAGGGTGATCAACTATTTTTATGTTCATTTTTTACGCCCCCTTTTATGATATTTTCTAATTGTTCAAGCATGTCAATTCTCATTAGTCTTGTTATAAATTCATCCAATTCTCCATCTAGCACAGCTTGAAGGTTGTATGATGTGTAGTTAATTCTATGATCTGTGACTCGGTTTTGTGGAAAGTTATATGTTCTTATTTTTTCGCTTCTTTCTCCAGTTCCTATTTGCGATTTTCTATTAGCACTAATTTTTCTTGCTTGTTCTTCAAGTTTCAATTTGAATAATCTTGCTCTGAGAACGTTCATAGCTTGTTCTTTATTTTGGAGTTGTGATCTTTCAGTTTGACAGGTGACAACTATACCAGTAGGAATATGTGTAATTCTGACAGCTGATTCAGTTTTATTAACGTATTGTCCACCCGCCCCAGATGCTCTATAAGTATCAATTCTTATTTCCGAGGGATTAATTTCGATGTCAACACTAGAGACTTCCGGTAAAACAGCAACTGTAGCAGTGGAAGTGTGAACTCTTCCACCAGATTCAGTTGTGGGGACACGTTGAACTCTGTGTACGCCGCTTTCATATTTTAAATAATTTCCGACATTTTTTCCTTTTATTCTGACAATGACCTCTTTGTATCCTCCTAGATCCGTCTTGTTTTCATCGATAATTTCTGCTTTGAATCCCTTCTTTTCTACATAGCGTAGATACATCCGCAGTAAATCAGCTGCAAATAATGCTGCTTCTTCTCCACCAGTTCCGGCTCTAATTTCCAAATATACATTTTTTCCACTATATTCATTTTCAGGAATGACAATAGAAATCAATTCTTGCATCACATTTTCTTTTTCTTTTTCTAATTTCTCAACTTCTATTTCAAAATTTTCTGGCATTTCTTCTTTCCAAAGTTGGATTTCATCTTCTAATTCTAAGTATTTGTTTGCAAGAGTGTTTATTTCTTTCATTTTTGAATATTCTTCCGAATACTTCTTTATTTCTTCTGGAGATAACGGAACCATTAACTTTTTTTCTAAGTTTTTGATAGCTTCATTACTCCAATTTTTTATTTGAATTACAATATCTAAATTCTCCATCCTAGTCTTTTTTGCACCTCCTGTAAGTTCCTAACATTTTCTAATAACGTTTCTTTGGTGATTATTTCCTTCAAGTAAGCTTCAATTAAAACATCATCAAATAATGTATTTCCTTGCGATTTGCTTGCTTGCATAACACCTTCTATTTGGTGTAATTTTCCTTCACGAATCAAGTTTCTTATCGCCGGTGTTGCAACCATTATTTCTGTAATAGGAATTACTCCAGAGTCTTTTTTGGGGACCAATCGTTGAAAGATTACGGCGACCAAGGTATTTGCAAGTTGTAGGGATATTTGTTTTTGTTGATGTGCCGGGAAAACATCCACAATTCTTTCAGGAGCAGAAGCTGCGGAGTTTGTATGAACGGTGGCAAAAACAAGATGCCCCGTTTCGGCTGATGTTAATGCCATAGAAATTGTTTCTAAGTCTCTCATTTCCCCAACTAGTATAACATCTGGATCTTGCCTTAAAGCATATTTTAAACCATCTGAAAAACTTAGTGTATCTGTTCCGACTTCACGTTGATGAATTAGTGATTTATTATTTTCAAAGACATATTCTATAGGGTCTTCAATGGTAATAATGTGTTTAGCGTATTCACTATTAATATGTTCGATCATTGCGGCAAGAGTGGTTGATTTTCCACTACCAGTTGGTCCGGCAACTAATACAAGACCATATGGTCGTTCTGCAAATGTTTTTAGAATTTGAGGAAGGCCCAATTCATCAACTGTTCGGATTTTTCTAGTAATTAGTCGTAATGCTAGTGCAGGATTTCTTCTTTCATAATAATAGTTTGCTCTAACTCTCAAATCTTCCAATGAGAAAGAAAAGTCAACTTCTTTTTTTTGGCTTTCAATACTATATTCTGAAAGGATTTCTTCTACTGCCTGTTTCAATTCATTTGCATTAATTGGGGGAAAGTCGGAAAGTTTAACTAATTTCCCATCAACTCTGATGATTGGTTCTAATCCTGTGGACAAATGTATATCCGAAGCTCTCATTTGCTTTGCTTTTAGAATAATATCTTTTAGAATTAGCAAATTCATCACTCCTCTATTGTATAGTTGTTACCAAATATGGCTTTTAATTTTTTTAGTACTTGATCCGTTTCATTGTTATCTTCTGTTTTTACAATAAATGTTTTTCTGATACCTGCTTTTGTTAAGTAAAATTTTTCTAGAACATCAATTTTGGATTTAACAATTTCAAGCTGTATTTTTTTATCAGGGGGGAAAGAAATTATAATTTCATTATTAGTTTCTTCAATTTTTGCAAAAGATAATCCAACATACAAAGATAAATCACCTTTTATCTTTAATTCTTCGATAATTTCATTAATAATGCTGCCTTC from Thermosipho atlanticus DSM 15807 carries:
- the prfA gene encoding peptide chain release factor 1 → MENLDIVIQIKNWSNEAIKNLEKKLMVPLSPEEIKKYSEEYSKMKEINTLANKYLELEDEIQLWKEEMPENFEIEVEKLEKEKENVMQELISIVIPENEYSGKNVYLEIRAGTGGEEAALFAADLLRMYLRYVEKKGFKAEIIDENKTDLGGYKEVIVRIKGKNVGNYLKYESGVHRVQRVPTTESGGRVHTSTATVAVLPEVSSVDIEINPSEIRIDTYRASGAGGQYVNKTESAVRITHIPTGIVVTCQTERSQLQNKEQAMNVLRARLFKLKLEEQARKISANRKSQIGTGERSEKIRTYNFPQNRVTDHRINYTSYNLQAVLDGELDEFITRLMRIDMLEQLENIIKGGVKNEHKNS
- a CDS encoding type IV pilus twitching motility protein PilT; this encodes MNLLILKDIILKAKQMRASDIHLSTGLEPIIRVDGKLVKLSDFPPINANELKQAVEEILSEYSIESQKKEVDFSFSLEDLRVRANYYYERRNPALALRLITRKIRTVDELGLPQILKTFAERPYGLVLVAGPTGSGKSTTLAAMIEHINSEYAKHIITIEDPIEYVFENNKSLIHQREVGTDTLSFSDGLKYALRQDPDVILVGEMRDLETISMALTSAETGHLVFATVHTNSAASAPERIVDVFPAHQQKQISLQLANTLVAVIFQRLVPKKDSGVIPITEIMVATPAIRNLIREGKLHQIEGVMQASKSQGNTLFDDVLIEAYLKEIITKETLLENVRNLQEVQKRLGWRI